The Amblyomma americanum isolate KBUSLIRL-KWMA chromosome 6, ASM5285725v1, whole genome shotgun sequence genome has a window encoding:
- the LOC144095152 gene encoding uncharacterized protein LOC144095152 has protein sequence MGTRSTPQGAVLSPLLFNIAMMRLPSQLARVEGIQHALYADDITIWTTEGSLGDMEARLQQAASIVDAYAMNCGLQCVPAKSELLHVRANPKDRTAIHTSLSGGPIREVEELRILGLFIHRRLRPDSTIVKLKRVGEQVGRMIRRVSNKRGGLRGRDALRLVYAFVTSRILYAVPYLRTTKQEEARIDAIIRKATKRALDLPVATSNAKLKALGVLNSHQELREAHLVNQYTRLMQTAPGRRLLNRLHIQHDCTPEETERIPVLWRHMLWVSPLPRNMDTDMHENRRQAGARALERQHGSRPGVYYVDVAGPSPTGFYTAAVVHQEMHVDGLSFRAPNSMRAEEVAIALAAAHANSRIIITDSRKACDHYLAGQTSPLAACILRRTATDPTPKRIIWAPGHQCVRGNEVADAAARALIYRAPHPSSSGSETNQPLLRFREIITHYSDNHRLFPAPAKGLSKTEERTLRHLQTGTLLCPAILKHYDPNTDGRCPHCGETCDIFHMVWACTQNPHLPTSPTPSREAWETALLNCSSLESQRALVTRARDGALSCDVPD, from the coding sequence ATGGGAACACGGAGTACCCCTCAGGGAGCGGTGTTATCACCGCTCCTGTTCAACATAGCTATGATGCGCCTCCCAAGCCAACTGGCCCGGGTGGAAGGCATTCAACACgcgttatatgcagatgacattacaatttggaccactgaggggagccttggggacatggaggcccggcttcagcaggccgcttccatagtcgatgcgtatgctatgaactgtgggctccaatgtgttccagcgaaatcagagcttctgcatgtcagagcgaacccaaaggataggacagcaattcACACCTCTCTGTCAGGAGGTCCTATTAGAGAGGTGGAGGAGCTCCGTATTCTGGGCCTCTTCATTCACCGCAGACTCAGACCGGACTCCACCATTGTGAAACTCAAGAGAgtaggcgaacaggtagggcgtatgatccgccgcgtttccaacaagcggggcggtctgcggggcagggacgcgcttcggctcgtctatgccttcgtgactagccggatcctctacgccgtgccatatctccgcactactaagcaagaggaggcgcgaatagacgccatcatccgcaaggcaactaagcgagccctggatctcccggtggctacctctaatgccaaactgaaggcattgggggtgctaaactcccaccaggagctgcgggaggcccacctcgtgaaccaatacacgcggctcatgcagacggcccctgggcgccgcctgctaaaccgcttacacatccaacacgactgcactccagaggagacggagcgtatcccggtactgtggcgccatatgctctgggtctccccgctcccccgtaacatggacaccgacatgcacgaaaacagacgacaagcgggggctcgggctcttgagagacaacacggctcccgacccggtgtatattatgtagacgtagcagggccgtcgcccacgggattttacacggccgctgttgttcaccaggaaatgcatgtcgatggactctcttttcgagccccgaattcaatgcgagccgaggaagtagcgatagcgcttgctgccgcccacgccaattcgagaatcatcattacggactcccgaaaagcatgtgatcattacttggctGGGCAGACCTCCCCCTTAGCTGCTTGCATTCTAAGACGGACTGCCACTGATCCAACACCGAAACGAATCATTTGGGCTCCTGGCCATCAGTGCGTACGAGGTAATGAGGTCGCTGatgcggctgcccgagcgcttatttaccgggctcctcatcccagctcttctggctcggagactaaccagccgctgctgcgattcagggaaataataacgcattatagcgacaaccaccgccttttcccggcccctgccaaggggctgagtaagacggaggagcgaactttaaggcacctgcagacaggtactctgctctgtcctgcaatcttaaagcattacgatcctaacacggatgggcgatgcccgcactgtggggagacctgtgatatcttccacatggtgtgggcatgtactcaaaatccccacctccccacttcccctaccccttccagagaggcatgggagactgccctcctcaactgctcctcgcttgagtcccaaagggctctggtgacacgggcgagagacggggcattgtcatgcgatgtcccggactag